Proteins encoded in a region of the Limanda limanda chromosome 17, fLimLim1.1, whole genome shotgun sequence genome:
- the ttyh3a gene encoding protein tweety homolog 3 gives MAAVVSYSPPWWVKLLHRLPHFNLRFEQTSGDFQPEDWTYQQSILLLGGVALACLALDLLFLLFYSIWLCCRRNRNVEQPKADCCCTAWCVIIATLVCSAGIAVGFYGNGETCDGVNRVTYSLRHANRTIVGVQTLVHDSTSSLNQTVDDNLQQLEGQYAGHADYLSIVQKLQGQLDELVKQMVEIPFWDNSNISLEELAVNIELYDWYRWLGYISLLLFDVLICLLVLFGLIRNSKGTLIGVCLFGVVALVISWASLGIELAVSATSSDFCVAPDTYVTKVADQYGVVNKEILQYYLICNLEKTNPFQQKLSGGHKALVEMQDDVSELLRSATGEYKQTKESLDEIQGILNTTEISLHQLTALVDCRSLHMDYVQAMTGLCYDGLEGLIYLVLFSFVTALMFSSIVCSVPHTWRTKRSEDDIEDETLSHGGRQNHDNLYRVHMPSLYSCGSSYGSETSIPAAAHTVSNAPVTEYMAQNASFQNSRCENTPLIGRESPPPTYTSSMRAKYLANSRPEPTDPPAP, from the exons ATGGCCGCAGTGGTCAGCTACTCTCCGCCATGGTGGGTGAAACTGCTCCACAGGCTTCCACATTTCAACCTCAGGTTCGAGCAAACCAGCGGCGACTTCCAACCGGAGGACTGGACATATCAACAG TCCATCCTGTTATTGGGAGGTGTGGCGCTCGCCTGTCTGGCCCTGGACCTCCTGTTCCTGCTCTTCTACTCCATCTGGCTGTGCTGCCGGCGAAACAGAAATGTTGAGCAGCCCAAGGCCGACTGCTGCTGCACGGCCTGGTGTGTTATCATCGCAACACTTGTCTGCAG CGCTGGCATTGCTGTCGGTTTCTATGGGAACGGCGAGACTTGTGATGGAGTGAATCGGGTGACGTATTCCCTGCGCCATGCTAACCGCACAATCGTTGGAGTGCAGACGCTG GTACATGACAGTACATCCTCATTGAACCAAACCGTAGACgacaacctgcagcagcttgagGGCCAGTATGCGGGGCACGCGGACTACCTGTCCATCGTCCAAAAGCTGCAAGGCCAGCTGGACGAGCTGGTGAAACAGATGGTGGAGATTCCCTTCTGGGACAACAGTAACATCTCCCTGGAGGAGCTCGCCGTCAACATTGAGCTGTATGATTGGTACAG GTGGCTGGGCTACATAAGCCTGCTACTGTTCGACGTCCTCATCTGCCTCCTGGTGCTGTTTGGCCTCATTCGCAACTCCAAGGGAACGCTTATTGG GGTTTGCTTGTTTGGCGTAGTGGCTCTGGTTATCAGCTGGGCCTCCTTGGGGATAGAATTAGCCGTCTCTGCG ACCTCGAGTGACTTCTGTGTTGCTCCTGACACGTATGTCACAAAAGTGGCCGACCAGTACGGAGTCGTCAATAAAG AAATCCTGCAGTACTATCTTATTTGCAATCTGGAAAAGACCAATCCATTCCAGCAG AAGCTTTCAGGCGGTCACAAAGCATTAGTGGAGATGCAGGACGACGTGTCCGAGCTGCTGCGCTCTGCCACCGGGGAATACAAGCAAACTAAG GAAAGTTTGGACGAGATTCAGGGGATACTGAACACCACGGAGATCAGCCTGCATCAACTCACTGCACTGGTGGACTGTCGCAGCCTGCACATG GACTATGTCCAGGCCATGACAGGTCTGTGTTACGATGGACTGGAAGGCCTCATCTACCTCGTGCTCTTCTCCTTCGTCACTGCTCTCATGTTCAGCTCGATTGTTTGCAGCGTGCCTCACACCTGGCGGACCAAGAG GAGCGAGGACGACATTGAGGATGAGACTCTGAGCCACGGAGGAAGGCAGAACCATGATAACCTGTACCGGGTCCACATGCCCAGCCTGTACAGCTGTGGCAGCAGCTATGGCAGTGAGACCTCCATCCCTGCGGCCGCCCACACCGTCAGCAACGCACCTGTGACAGAGTACAT GGCTCAGAACGCCAGCTTCCAGAACTCTCGCTGTGAAAACACccctctgattggacgagagtCTCCTCCCCCCACG